CAGATGCTGCGCCTTGGCGGCAGCGCAACCGATGCCGCCATCGCCACGATGCTGGCGCTGACCGTGGTGGAACCGCAAAGCTCCGGGATCGGTGGCGGTGGCTTCCTCGTTCTGGGTGACGCTGCGGGCGTTGTCGAAACCATTGATGGACGCGAAACCGCGCCAAAGGCGGCAACACCGCTGTGGTTCCATATCGATGGAAAGCCGCTGGCCTTCCCCGATGCCGTGCCCGGCGGGCGCAGCGTGGGGGTGCCGGGCAACCTGCGGCTTGCCGCGCTGGCCCATAACAAGCACGGTCGACTGTCATGGCGCACCCTGTTTCAGCCCGCGATCCGTCTGGCCCGTGAAGGCTTCGCCATTACGCCACGGATGCGCGCATCGCTTGCAGGCGCCAGCCGCACCGGGGCGCTCGATCCCGATGCCCGCGCGCTGTTTTACGCAGCCGATGGCCAGCCGCTGCCAACGGGCGCACTGGTTCGCAATCCTGCGCTTGCCACCACGTTCGAGATCCTTGCAGCGCGCGGGGCCGACAGCTTTTATACCGGCGATAACGCCACGCTACTGGCGACAAAGGTCGGCACGGCCCCGATCAACCCGGCGCCGATGTCCACCGCCGATCTTGCCGGTTACAAGGCTGTCGAGCGACCGCCGGTATGCGGGCAATATCGCCAGTACCGCATCTGCGGCATGGGTCCGCCATCGTCCGGCGCGACCACGGTCTTCGCCATCCTCAAGCAGATCGAACGCTTCGATATCAAAGTGCTCGGCCCTGCCGATCCGCAATCGTGGCACCTGATCGCCGAATCGCAGCGCCTCGCCTATGCCGACCGGGAACAGTATCTGGCCGATGCCGATTTCGTTTCCGTGCCAGTGGCGGGCCTTGTCGATCCCGCTTATCTTGGCGAACGCTCGGCATTGATCTCGCCAACCGCCACCCTGCCAACAGCGCTTCCGGGTACGCCGCCCGGCGCCAAGCTGGCGTTTGCGCGCGCGGCACCGCAGGAAGAGCATGGCACCACGCACTTCGTCACGGTCGATCGCTGGGGGAATGCCGCCAGCTATACCTCGACCATCGAAGGACCGTTCGGATCGGGGCTGATGGTCGGCGGCTATTACCTCAACAACGAATTGACCGATTTCAACATCATGCCTGACCGGAACGGAAAGCCCACCGCCAACCGTGTCGAAGGGGGCAAGCGCCCGCGCAGTTCGATGGCACCGACGCTGATCTATGGCCCGGACGGA
This genomic interval from Novosphingobium sp. CECT 9465 contains the following:
- the ggt gene encoding gamma-glutamyltransferase, with the translated sequence MIFLRALRFLSFSTVLLASACVPPPGAPVAPPGPPASAANGIPDGSPGLVSAADPRAAEAGAQMLRLGGSATDAAIATMLALTVVEPQSSGIGGGGFLVLGDAAGVVETIDGRETAPKAATPLWFHIDGKPLAFPDAVPGGRSVGVPGNLRLAALAHNKHGRLSWRTLFQPAIRLAREGFAITPRMRASLAGASRTGALDPDARALFYAADGQPLPTGALVRNPALATTFEILAARGADSFYTGDNATLLATKVGTAPINPAPMSTADLAGYKAVERPPVCGQYRQYRICGMGPPSSGATTVFAILKQIERFDIKVLGPADPQSWHLIAESQRLAYADREQYLADADFVSVPVAGLVDPAYLGERSALISPTATLPTALPGTPPGAKLAFARAAPQEEHGTTHFVTVDRWGNAASYTSTIEGPFGSGLMVGGYYLNNELTDFNIMPDRNGKPTANRVEGGKRPRSSMAPTLIYGPDGKLRLAIGAAGGTTIPAQVAKAIIGVLDWNLSARDAIALPVIFAPGGDTVYVEKGTTLEAMIPALQQLGHAKVIARSPSFKANAIERIGGLWRGAADPRSEGASVAP